In the genome of Drosophila pseudoobscura strain MV-25-SWS-2005 chromosome 3, UCI_Dpse_MV25, whole genome shotgun sequence, one region contains:
- the LOC4803862 gene encoding putative inorganic phosphate cotransporter, whose protein sequence is MTITSFSLVTKGPALGIRHLQVLFLFTCATLVMLQQMNMSVAIVAITNSNSSNLDYPEYHLNGQQKSYILSSTFWGCCFTQLLGGYFSSRFGAKMLLFVISLATGLLSVVTPFSIAWGGWKLLFGVRLLQGLVMGGMWPCLYTHLAKWCPKKEQNRFGGIMTTGLDCGTALGFALSGVLSASHLGWPSSFYVPGYVGIVWCLLWLRYGANSPSESLFISLAERKYIELSLEQSNAPKGEIPLVPWRHILTSRPFLVLAFCKMSQACSFYTLMQQIPRYIHGIFRYSIWANALLSALPFVIMLMFSYFFIFLAEYLTQRRNIPLPILRKTINSYASWTPAIALVALTYISDQNVVGIICCLVAAVAAISGQAIGCSLNHVDLAPNFAGLLFGISNTLMSGAGVISPLIIGFVVTNESDRTQWRSVFLGIAAVLFVGNLLYLIFGEMTVQPWNGPKPVETGTAVENQTAGPMPAPDGPPSMEKFTYF, encoded by the exons ATGACGATCACGTCGTTTTCTTTGGTGACCAAAG GACCCGCATTGGGCATCCGTCACCTCCAGGTGCTGTTCCTCTTCACGTGCGCCACCCTGGTCATGCTCCAGCAGATGAACATGAGCGTTGCCATTGTGGCGATTACGAattccaacagcagcaatctAGACTACCCAGAGTACCATCTAAATGGGCAGCAGAAGTCGTATATTCTGAGCAGTACCttctggggctgctgcttcaCCCAACTGCTGGGCGGCTACTTCTCCAGCAGATTCGGAGCCAAGATGCTGCTTTTTGTGATATCGCTGGCCACCGGTCTCCTCAGCGTGGTCACGCCGTTCTCTATTGCCTGGGGGGGCTGGAAACTGCTTTTTGGGGTGCGCCTACTGCAGGGCCTGGTCATGGGCGGCATGTGGCCCTGCCTGTACACGCATCTGGCCAAATGGTGTCCCAAAAAGGAGCAGAATCGCTTTGGTGGCATCATGACGACTGGCCTGGATTGTGGTACAGCACTGGGCTTTGCTCTCAGTGGAGTCCTTTCCGCTTCTCACCTCGGTTGGCCCAGCTCCTTCTATGTCCCAG GTTACGTTGGGATTGTGTGGTGCCTGCTTTGGCTGCGCTATGGCGCCAATTCTCCCTCCGAATCGCTCTTTATTTCGCTGGCTGAGAGGAAATATATTGAGTTGTCCCTGGAACAGAGTAATGCCCCCAAAGGCGAGATTCCACTAGTGCCCTGGCGTCACATATTGACCTCACGTCCGTTTCTCGTTCTGGCCTTCTGCAAGATGAGTCAGGCCTGCAGCTTCTACACGCTGATGCAGCAAATTCCACGCTACATTCATGGCATCTTCCGGTATAGCATTTGGGCGAACGCCTTGCTCTCCGCGCTGCCCTTTGTGATCATGCTGATGTTTTCCTACTTTTTCATCTTCCTGGCCGAGTATCTGACGCAGCGGCGGAACATTCCCCTGCCAATTCTTCGCAAAACCATCAATTCGTATGCCTCCTGGACTCCTGCCATTGCTCTAGTGGCGCTCACCTACATCAGCGACCAGAATGTTGTTGGCATCATCTGTTGTCTGGTTGCAGCGGTGGCTGCCATCTCTGGCCAGGCGATTGGCTGCTCTCTCAATCATGTGGATCTCGCTCCAAACTTTGCAGGGCTTCTGTTTGGCATCAGCAACACTTTGATGTCGGGGGCAGGTGTAATATCGCCGCTCATCATCGGCTTTGTGGTGACCAATGAA TCGGATCGTACGCAGTGGCGCTCTGTGTTTCTGGGAATTGCCGCAGTTCTGTTTGTGGgaaatttgttgtatttgatttttggcgaaatgACTGTGCAGCCATGGAATGGACCCAAGCCCGTGGAGACAGGAACTGCAGTGGAAAACCAAACAGCAGGACCTATGCCAGCTCCAGATGGGCCGCCTTCCATGGAGAAATTTACCTATTTTTAG
- the LOC4803861 gene encoding putative inorganic phosphate cotransporter, whose protein sequence is MSNKGAKGPRIGIRHLQSFLLFLGLTAMHIARLNVSVAIVAMTNAATTNPNFPEYEWTEKHKSYILSSFYWGYIVTLCPGSFLCRRYGAKVVLFIASFATAVFSMMTPWCISWGGWQVFCAIRILQGLFQGVIFPCVTEHLAMWSPPEERNRLGAFSYTGTDCGTVLAMFISGMIAESAMGWPGISYVSGALCAAWCVLWLIFGSNNAPESRFIGEAECKYIESSLQHNEDFHDRIIPIPWKAIWTSVPFLALLVTRCAETYGLSTLQAELPSYMNGVLNMDIQSNAVFSSLPFLAMWLLSYVYLIAADVLLKKKFLSLTSVRKLFNTLSFWIPAAALIGIGFLNEEKKVLAIVLMTLSVGVNSGATIGSSLNTIDLSPNHAGILIGLSNTVANIIPILTPLIAGEIVTDKHDRGQWQIVFGLAAIIFFVGNCVFLVWGTAKAQPWDADDYLKPKDAESCSEKKSPPPAIAPPIDPVLEQTISWPERYTVMATD, encoded by the exons ATGAGTAACAAAGGTGCTAAAGGGCCTCGCATTGGCATTCGCCATCTGCAATCGTTCCTGCTCTTCCTGGGCCTCACCGCGATGCACATCGCCCGCCTTAACGTCAGCGTAGCCATCGTGGCCATGACCAATGCTGCCACAACGAATCCCAACTTTCCG GAATACGAGTGGACGGAAAAGCACAAATCGTACATATTGTCCAGCTTTTACTGGGGCTACATCGTGACCCTCTGTCCAGGCAGCTTCCTTTGTCGTCGGTATGGTGCAAAGGTCGTATTGTTCATTGCCAGCTTCGCCACGGCGGTCTTCAGCATGATGACCCCATGGTGCATCTCCTGGGGCGGCTGGCAGGTCTTCTGCGCCATCCGCATCCTACAAGGTCTGTTCCAGGGCGTGATCTTTCCCTGTGTGACGGAACACCTGGCCATGTGGTCGCCGCCAGAAGAACGGAATCGCCTGGGAGCCTTCAGCTACACGGGAACCGACTGCGGCACTGTACTGGCCATGTTCATCAGTGGAATGATTGCCGAGAGTGCCATGGGTTGGCCGGGAATCTCGTATGTCTCGGGGGCTCTCTGTGCCGCCTGGTGTGTCCTTTGGCTGATTTTCGGATCCAACAATGCGCCCGAATCCCGGTTCATTGGCGAAGCAGAGTGCAAGTACATAGAGTCCTCGCTGCAGCACAACGAAGACTTCCATGATCGGATAATTCCTATTCCGTGGAAGGCCATCTGGACGTCCGTTCCGTTCTTGGCTTTGCTAGTGACGCGCTGCGCTGAAACCTATGGACTGAGCACGCTCCAAGCCGAGCTTCCGTCCTACATGAACGGCGTACTCAACATGGACATCCAGAGCAATGCAGTGTTCTCGTCGCTGCCATTCCTGGCCATGTGGCTGCTCTCCTATGTCTATCTGATTGCGGCCGATGTCCTGCTCAAGAAGAAGTTCCTATCTCTAACATCCGTGCGGAAGCTGTTCAATACGCTCTCCTTCTGGATTCCGGCGGCCGCCCTGATCGGCATTGGATTCCTCAACGAGGAAAAGAAAGTACTGGCCATTGTGCTGATGACACTCAGTGTGGGCGTCAACAGTGGGGCTACGATCGGTAGCTCCCTAAATACCATCGACCTCTCGCCCAATCATGCCGGAATTCTGATCGGTTTGAGTAATACGGTGGCGAATATAATACCCATCCTCACGCCACTGATTGCCGGTGAGATCGTGACCGATAAG CACGATCGTGGCCAATGGCAGATAGTATTTGGCCTGGCTGCCATCATTTTCTTTGTGGGAAACTGTGTGTTCCTCGTCTGGGGCACGGCCAAGGCGCAACCCTGGGATGCGGATGACTATCTGAAGCCCAAGGATGCAGAGTCTTGCAGCGAAAAGAAGAGCCCACCGCCTGCGATCGCGCCACCCATCGATCCTGTCTTGGAGCAGACAATTAGCTGGCCAGAGAGGTACACGGTGATGGCGACGGATTGA
- the MFS1 gene encoding putative inorganic phosphate cotransporter, with amino-acid sequence MTAETNTGPAIGQRHVQTFLLFLSIVVNYMAKFNAGVAIVAMTNSESTNPNFPEYDWDGKQRSYILSSFFWGYIMTQFLGGWLCRRFGARMTMFVSTIGSALLSLLPPWCISWGGWQAYCVIRVAMGLFQGFLFPCIHAHLANWSPVNERNRLGALANTGLDCGTLLAMFASGQIAASSMGWPGIFYISSAVGVAWCIIWLIFGANTPRESKYISDEELNYIETSINSSHTKEAKDLKAKGPIPVPWGAIWSSVPFWALMVTRCCQSWGYSTLQTEMPSYMNGVLLMDMKNNAIFSALPYLTSWVMAFVYVIIADILLTGGIMTITGIRKTINSISFFIPAIILIGIGFLDSEQKTLAVVLMCANVGINAGSTIGSTINTIDLSPNHAGILMGIVNTAGNVVPILTPLLVGVIVTDDHDRVQWQVVFIISAVIFFVGNIIYLIFGQMVNQPWDAPDFLDKQMSSTLQEEGNAKALEAQQSEKVEITTS; translated from the exons atgacGGCTGAAACGAATACGG GTCCCGCAATTGGCCAACGGCATGTGCAGACCTTTCTGCTCTTCCTGTCGATCGTGGTCAACTATATGGCCAAGTTTAATGCTGGCGTGGCAATTGTGGCCATGACGAATTCCGAAAGCACCAATCCCAATTTCCCT GAATATGATTGGGATGGAAAGCAGCGCTCGTATATCCTGTCCAGCTTCTTCTGGGGCTACATCATGACACAGTTCCTCGGTGGCTGGCTCTGTCGTCGCTTTGGTGCGAGGATGACCATGTTCGTGTCGACTATTGGATCGGCTCTGCTGTCCCTGCTGCCGCCTTGGTGCATCTCCTGGGGCGGCTGGCAGGCCTATTGCGTCATTCGTGTGGCGATGGGCCTGTTCCAGGGCTTTTTATTCCCCTGCATCCACGCCCACCTCGCCAACTGGAGTCCCGTAAACGAGCGCAATCGTCTGGGCGCCCTGGCCAATACGGGTCTCGACTGTGGCACTCTGCTGGCGATGTTTGCCAGTGGCCAGATTGCCGCCTCTAGCATGGGTTGGCCCGGCATCTTTTACATTTCGAGTGCTGTTGGCGTGGCCTGGTGCATCATCTGGCTGATCTTCGGCGCCAACACGCCTCGGGAATCCAAGTACATTAGCGATGAAGAGCTAAACTACATTGAGACCTCGATCAACTCCAGTCACACGAAGGAGGCGAAGGATTTGAAGGCGAAGGGGCCAATCCCGGTTCCCTGGGGAGCCATCTGGAGCTCGGTTCCGTTCTGGGCCCTGATGGTCACGCGCTGTTGCCAGTCCTGGGGCTATTCCACACTGCAAACGGAGATGCCCTCCTACATGAACGGTGTCCTGCTGATGGACATGAAGAATAATGCCATCTTCTCGGCACTGCCCTACTTGACCTCCTGGGTGATGGCCTTTGTGTATGTGATCATTGCGGACATCCTGCTAACAGGAGGAATCATGACCATCACAGGGATCCGCAAGACGATCAACTCCATATCGTTCTTTATTCCCGCCATCATTTTGATCGGCATCGGATTCCTGGACAGCGAGCAGAAGACCCTGGCCGTTGTCTTGATGTGCGCCAATGTGGGTATCAATGCCGGAAGCACCATCGGCAGCACGATCAACACAATCGATCTGTCGCCCAACCATGCTGGCATCCTCATGGGTATCGTCAATACGGCGGGCAACGTTGTGCCCATTCTAACACCCCTTTTGGTTGGCGTTATCGTAACGGATGAT CACGATCGCGTCCAGTGGCAGGTGGTATTCATCATTTCTGCCGTCATCTTCTTTGTGGGCAACATAATCTACCTCATCTTCGGTCAGATGGTTAACCAGCCATGGGATGCACCCGACTTTTTGGACAAACAAATGTCCTCCACTCTACAGGAGGAAGGAAATGCCAAGGCACTGGAGGCACAACAAAGCGAGAAAGTAGAGATAACCACAAGCTGA
- the LOC4803860 gene encoding putative inorganic phosphate cotransporter — protein MTVEPNRGPVVGMRHVQALLIFLNITSMYLGRLNVGVSVVAMTNADSTNTNFPEYDWSESQKALILSSFFWGYIFTQFIGGYLCKRFGVKSVMLWGSFASGVSSALSPLFIGFGGWQAYCGIRVLMGFAQGLLFPCIHQHLARWSPPAERNRLGALSHTGIECGNVCAMFLSGMIAKSAIGWPGISYVSAGVAFGWCALWFIFASNNATESRFIGEAELHYIESSLKHSENYHKKVIPIPWKAICSSLPVIALLITRCCETYGLSTLQAEIPSYMNGVLDMDIKSNAFFSALPFLAMWCMSYVYLITADILLTGNRLSLTALRKTFNSLAFWIPCATLIGIGFLDKDQKTLAIVLMTLSVGFNSGATIGSSLNTIDLSPNHASIVMGIVNTAANIVPIVTPLVVGFIVEDTSDRTQWQIVFIIAAVLFFVGNCIFLAFGTAVSQPWDAEDFLQPHEPELAERKPKAIDEKSR, from the exons ATGACAGTCGAACCAAATAGAG GACCTGTTGTGGGCATGCGGCATGTCCAGGCCCTGCTGATCTTTCTCAATATAACCAGCATGTACTTGGGTCGCCTCAATGTGGGTGTCTCTGTGGTGGCCATGACGAATGCGGATTCTACCAATACCAATTTTCCA GAATACGATTGGTCGGAGTCCCAGAAGGCTTTAATATTGTCCAGCTTTTTCTGGGGCTATATCTTTACGCAGTTCATTGGGGGTTATCTGTGCAAGCGTTTCGGTGTGAAAAGTGTGATGCTGTGGGGCTCCTTCGCTTCCGGCGTTTCCAGTGCCCTGTCGCCTCTCTTCATTGGGTTTGGCGGCTGGCAGGCCTATTGCGGCATACGTGTCCTGATGGGCTTCGCCCAGGGACTGCTCTTTCCCTGCATTCATCAACACTTGGCGCGCTGGTCCCCGCCAGCGGAGCGTAATCGCTTGGGAGCTCTCAGCCACACGGGCATCGAGTGTGGCAATGTCTGCGCTATGTTCCTGAGTGGCATGATAGCCAAGAGTGCCATAGGCTGGCCGGGCATTTCGTACGTCTCCGCTGGTGTTGCCTTCGGATGGTGTGCTCTGTGGTTTATCTTTGCGTCCAACAATGCAACCGAGTCCCGCTTCATAGGCGAGGCAGAACTGCACTACATTGAGTCGTCGCTGAAGCACAGTGAGAACTATCACAAGAAAGTTATTCCGATCCCTTGGAAGGCTATCTGCAGCTCGCTTCCGGTTATTGCCTTATTGATAACCCGCTGCTGCGAAACCTATGGCCTGAGCACACTCCAGGCCGAGATCCCATCCTATATGAATGGTGTCCTCGACATGGACATCAAGAGCAATGCCTTCTTTTCGGCCCTGCCCTTCCTGGCCATGTGGTGCATGTCCTATGTGTACCTAATCACCGCCGACATTCTGCTTACCGGCAACCGGCTGTCATTGACTGCCCTGAGGAAGACTTTCAATTCGCTGGCCTTTTGGATTCCGTGTGCGACACTGATCGGCATCGGATTCCTGGACAAGGACCAGAAAACTCTGGCCATCGTTCTGATGACACTCAGTGTTGGCTTCAACAGTGGCGCCACCATCGGTAGCTCCCTCAACACCATCGATCTCTCGCCGAATCATGCCAGTATTGTAATGGGGATTGTCAATACAGCAGCGAATATAGTGCCCATAGTCACTCCTCTAGTTGTGGGCTTCATCGTGGAGGACACT AGTGATCGTACACAATGGCAGATTGTGTTCATTATTGCGGCGGTGCTTTTCTTTGTGGGGaattgcatatttttggcCTTTGGGACGGCTGTATCCCAACCCTGGGATGCCGAAGACTTTTTACAGCCCCACGAACCAGAGCTGGCCGAGCGCAAGCCGAAGGCAATCGACGAAAAATCCAGATAG